The following coding sequences are from one Luteimonas sp. S4-F44 window:
- a CDS encoding DUF2339 domain-containing protein → MEALLFLGVALLVAAPIMSIVAIVTVFSLRRRVAGLESQIEALQARAIAVPDAAVDAAAPEGDWQDGAVDAASGPSGDDGPITDRDAPSSLADPWPPRSASVPPPLPPAPPRAAWRDADPAAAASEPTAGPMPPPAGPDPLARAARWVRSWFTTGNVPVKIGMLVLFAGVAALLKYASDQGYLSVPVELRLAAVAAAAIGGLAFGWHRRDSHRTFALSLQGGMIGILLLVVFAAYKQFGMLPGGIAFAASVALVAGAGVLAVLQNARALAVFAVLAGFLAPIWLSSGGGSHVALFAYYAVLNAAILGIAWFRAWRVLNLLGFAFTFGIGTLWGVLRYSPGDFATTQPFLALFFAFYLAIPLLYARRRPPSRRDIVDGCLVFGTPLVAFSLQAGLLQGRTFALALCALGVAAIYAALAWALLRRSREAVLGQAYALLAVGFATLAVPLALSARATACVFALEGAGLVWLGLRQRRLLPQLSGVGLQLAAAVAYALGITAWPRPVAPMFANGGFVGALLIALSGLAIAAAYRQAGRVPVARIAYVWALAWWLGAWIQELGRAVPSASLPDALLVLAVVTGWLAAEVHHRRPDPALGATLFAALLVAAPLAFWQMQTHVQPFAGYGAPAWAVFAALGFRGLVCLRAGEDRLARAAQLLWWLLWPLVLSLLLGHVARVAGLAGGWFAVAIALPWLVVSALSLWRWPWLAQPLGERFDPTRTPLRGALLGVLALWWLVALGNPGDSAPLPWIALLNPLDLAQLGVVLLLARWLWSPDGTAPQGAPRVPVLSLLAFVLVTVITLRAAHHWGGAPWNARLAGSSLAQTSLTVVWSILGVLGWIIGSRRGQRALWLAGAVLMAVVLAKLVLVDRGHLGNLWGIGSFIAYGLLCTVVGFFAPAPPRAVVPREEAPA, encoded by the coding sequence ATGGAAGCATTGCTCTTTCTGGGGGTCGCGCTGCTGGTCGCGGCGCCGATCATGTCGATCGTCGCGATCGTGACGGTCTTCAGCCTGCGTCGTCGGGTGGCCGGGCTCGAATCACAGATTGAGGCGCTGCAGGCCCGCGCGATCGCGGTGCCGGACGCGGCGGTCGATGCCGCCGCGCCAGAGGGGGATTGGCAGGACGGCGCGGTCGACGCCGCCTCTGGCCCCAGTGGCGATGACGGACCGATCACTGATCGCGACGCGCCGTCGTCATTGGCCGATCCCTGGCCTCCGCGGTCTGCCTCGGTGCCACCGCCGTTGCCGCCGGCGCCGCCGCGCGCGGCCTGGCGCGATGCCGATCCCGCAGCCGCTGCGTCCGAGCCGACGGCTGGTCCCATGCCGCCCCCGGCCGGGCCAGATCCGTTGGCGCGCGCGGCGCGCTGGGTGCGCAGCTGGTTCACCACTGGCAACGTGCCGGTGAAGATCGGCATGCTGGTGCTGTTCGCCGGCGTCGCCGCACTGCTCAAGTACGCCAGCGACCAGGGCTACCTGTCGGTGCCGGTGGAGCTGCGGCTGGCCGCGGTCGCGGCCGCGGCGATCGGCGGCCTGGCGTTCGGCTGGCACCGCCGCGACAGCCACCGCACGTTCGCATTGAGCCTGCAGGGCGGGATGATCGGCATCCTGCTGCTGGTCGTGTTCGCCGCCTACAAGCAGTTTGGCATGCTGCCCGGCGGCATCGCGTTCGCCGCCAGCGTGGCGCTGGTCGCCGGCGCCGGCGTGCTGGCAGTGCTGCAGAACGCCCGCGCGCTGGCGGTGTTCGCGGTGCTGGCCGGGTTTCTCGCACCGATCTGGCTGTCGAGCGGCGGGGGCAGCCATGTCGCGCTGTTCGCGTATTACGCAGTGCTCAATGCCGCGATCCTGGGAATCGCTTGGTTCCGGGCATGGCGGGTGCTCAACCTGCTGGGCTTCGCCTTCACCTTCGGCATCGGCACGCTCTGGGGCGTGCTGCGCTACAGCCCCGGCGATTTCGCCACGACCCAGCCGTTCCTGGCGCTGTTCTTCGCGTTCTACCTGGCGATCCCGCTGCTCTACGCGCGGCGTCGGCCGCCGTCGCGGCGCGATATCGTCGACGGCTGCCTGGTGTTCGGCACGCCGTTGGTCGCGTTCTCGCTGCAGGCCGGCCTGTTGCAGGGGCGCACGTTCGCGCTCGCGCTGTGCGCGCTGGGCGTGGCCGCGATCTACGCCGCGCTGGCCTGGGCACTGCTGCGCCGCAGCCGCGAAGCGGTACTCGGCCAGGCCTATGCGCTGCTCGCGGTCGGTTTCGCCACGCTGGCCGTGCCGCTGGCGCTGTCGGCCCGCGCGACCGCCTGCGTGTTCGCGCTCGAAGGCGCCGGGCTGGTCTGGCTGGGCCTGCGCCAGCGCCGCCTGCTGCCGCAGCTGTCCGGCGTGGGCCTGCAGCTGGCCGCAGCGGTGGCCTATGCGCTCGGGATCACCGCCTGGCCGCGCCCGGTAGCTCCGATGTTCGCCAACGGCGGTTTCGTCGGCGCGCTGCTGATCGCGCTGTCGGGCCTGGCGATCGCGGCCGCCTATCGACAGGCCGGGCGCGTGCCGGTCGCCCGCATCGCCTATGTCTGGGCGCTGGCCTGGTGGCTGGGCGCCTGGATCCAGGAGCTCGGACGTGCCGTGCCGTCGGCCTCGCTGCCCGATGCCCTGCTGGTGCTGGCGGTGGTCACCGGCTGGCTCGCGGCCGAGGTCCATCACCGCCGACCCGACCCGGCGCTCGGCGCGACGCTGTTCGCCGCGTTGCTGGTCGCCGCGCCGTTGGCGTTCTGGCAGATGCAGACGCATGTGCAGCCGTTCGCCGGCTACGGCGCACCGGCCTGGGCGGTGTTCGCCGCACTCGGTTTCCGCGGCCTGGTGTGCCTGCGCGCGGGCGAGGACCGCCTGGCGCGCGCTGCGCAGCTGCTGTGGTGGCTGCTGTGGCCGCTGGTGCTGTCGCTGCTGCTGGGGCATGTCGCCCGCGTGGCCGGGCTGGCCGGCGGCTGGTTCGCGGTCGCCATCGCCTTGCCGTGGCTGGTCGTCTCGGCGCTGTCGTTGTGGCGCTGGCCGTGGCTGGCGCAGCCGCTGGGCGAGCGGTTCGATCCCACACGCACGCCGTTGCGCGGCGCGTTGCTGGGCGTGCTCGCGTTGTGGTGGTTGGTCGCGCTGGGCAACCCCGGCGACAGTGCACCGCTGCCGTGGATCGCGCTGCTCAACCCGCTCGATCTCGCTCAACTCGGCGTGGTGCTGCTGCTTGCCCGCTGGCTGTGGTCGCCGGACGGCACCGCGCCGCAGGGCGCGCCGCGCGTCCCGGTGCTGTCGCTGTTGGCCTTCGTGCTGGTCACCGTGATCACCTTGCGTGCGGCGCATCACTGGGGCGGTGCGCCGTGGAATGCACGCCTGGCGGGCAGCAGCCTGGCCCAGACCAGCCTCACGGTGGTCTGGAGCATTCTCGGCGTGCTGGGCTGGATCATCGGCTCGCGCCGCGGCCAGCGCGCGCTGTGGCTTGCCGGCGCGGTGCTGATGGCGGTGGTGCTGGCCAAGCTGGTGCTGGTCGATCGCGGCCACCTCGGCAACCTGTGGGGCATCGGCTCGTTCATCGCCTACGGCCTGCTGTGCACGGTCGTGGGCTTCTTCGCGCCGGCACCGCCGCGCGCCGTCGTTCCCCGCGAGGAGGCGCCTGCATGA